Proteins from one Acropora muricata isolate sample 2 chromosome 9, ASM3666990v1, whole genome shotgun sequence genomic window:
- the LOC136927592 gene encoding uncharacterized protein — translation MEADSGADVNIMDEHQFKALVHRSSVKPALQPSDVKLYTLQHKLDIKGEFRATIRNDTCGRLVTFVVVFGRIKSPLLIGKATLLGLGMLKIQPNGSLAELNSLGTSSEGCVANTVKDNEMQEMEDLVAKYNHLFEGIGKMEDKKRGKEILGHLHMKASAIPVAQKPRSVTYYLQEPLKKWLDQGLAGNIFEKLPDDEPVTW, via the coding sequence ATGGAAGCGGATAGTGGTGCAGATGTTAACATCATGGATGAGCACCAATTTAAGGCATTGGTACATAGGTCGAGTGTTAAACCAGCACTTCAACCTAGCGACGTGAAATTATACACCCTGCAACACAAACTTGATATCAAGGGAGAATTCCGTGCAACAATACGCAATGACACTTGTGGTAGACTGGTGACGTTTGTTGTGGTATTCGGGAGAATTAAATCACCTCTGCTTATTGGCAAGGCAACTTTATTAGGACTAGGGATGCTGAAGATCCAACCAAATGGTAGTCTCGCAGAACTAAATTCACTTGGGACATCGAGTGAGGGTTGTGTAGCTAATACTGTTAAGGACAAtgaaatgcaggaaatggaAGACCTTGTTGCAAAGTACAATCACTTGTTTGAGGGCATTGGAAAGATGGAAGACAAGAAACGTGGAAAAGAGATCTTAGGGCATTTGCATATGAAGGCCAGTGCAATACCAGTGGCTCAGAAACCCAGATCGGTAACATACTACCTTCAGGAACCACTCAAGAAATGGCTAGACCAAGGATTAGCAGGGaacatttttgaaaaacttCCTGATGATGAGCCAGTAACTTGGTGA